Genomic window (Helianthus annuus cultivar XRQ/B chromosome 3, HanXRQr2.0-SUNRISE, whole genome shotgun sequence):
TGTTTAAACAAAAGGCAAGTTAGATCAAAGAGAGAAAGCCCCAATATCAAAACTTAACCTAATACAGGGGACGGGGGGATGATCAATCTAATACCGCTAGTTCATATCAATCAATCGTCTAATATCAATCAATCTAATACCGCTAGTTCATATCAATCAATCAATATCAAATAACTCTAGTTCATATCAAATAACGCTAGTTCATCAAACCCTAGTATTTGGATTTTTTTAGAAGAAACCTGGATTTATGCTGGTAGAGTGCACCGGATCGTTGCGTTTCTTGCTCCTCTTCACTCGTTTAGCTTCAATTTTTGTTCAAGATACAATAAAACCACCTATCAGTATGAGATTTTCTACTACTAAAATCGTGTGATTAAAGAAGAAAACAAATCGACGAGCAGATGATTTAATCGATACCTCCTAATGCTGTAATCGTCATTCCTCAGTTCAAATCGATACTCGTTTCTTGTTCACCGCTCTCGTTTAGCTTCTGTCGAAACCGCCTTTCAAACTTCAACGACAATTTTGGGGTTCTAATTTTGTATTTTGACTAGAAGAATTCCCGCTCGCGCGCTGCGCGAGGGGCACTGACACTCTTTTTTTTCTCTTTCGTGGCCGGGGAAGGGAGTTGTTGCTGCCTGTTGCCAATCCATGTCCTCTGTTAACATGAGGTTCATGGTGATGTCGCTTGACCCCGGACCTTGCTGCCTGGGGTATTGCACCTGCATAAGAACGAGttagaagaaaaaaaataagGAATCATCATTACACGCATGAAAGGGTAAACCAAAATGGAACTTTCAGAAAAATAATAAAAGCATACTCAATTTGCGGAAAAACTCAGAGTCGCCCGATAACAACTTAGAAGACATGCTTGTCGTTGCACAATTCACAAGAGAATCCTTTCCAAGGTTGTCAACctagacaaaaaaaaaacaaaagaaccCTTAAGATCATCATAAGATAACGTAAAATCTATAGCCTCTTCaacataaatatatgaaaatcCAATTATAGCAGACGTACTTTTGCTGTATTTGAACCTTGTCAATCACACCAACTTAAGCCTCTAGATACCTATTAACATACTTGCAATCGTCTAAAAGATTGGTCTTAAATTTACAAATCAAATCAACCCCATTTAAATGTAAATACTATCCATCATGCATGATATGTTAAATTAAGCACACAAGCTGAAGACATAGGTACATCTGCAGATGCAAAATCAAATTTCAATCAACACAATGCACATTAGAAACATCACAACAAAAGTTTATTAAAGTTGACCTTTTCTCATAGGGGGACCTCACCGTCTACTAAACGCAACCCTTAATGTCGATTTGAGCTTACAATAAAAAAAGCCAATTTTTAAAACTGGCAGAAATAGCAATCATCAACTGTAGTGTAGACGCATCTGTCGATTTgagtttacaataaaaaaaatccaaTTTTTAAAACTGGCTAAAATAGTGATCTTAACTATAGTGTTGACACATCTGTAAGTAACTAATTCAGCAACAATCTGCACTATACCATCTTCTACAAAGAAAAAACAAAGACCAAAATTCATTTTGCTCAAGTCACTAAAGAAGGTATAGCAGCTATACAAAGCAAATACAATTGGGAAAACCAAAAATACAAACTTTAGACACCATTATTGAGAGTGAACCATGGTTTTGAAGTTGGAACCTCTTTCACACGACACAAATTTATCACTATAAGAAGTTTTAGACACTGATTTTCTTAAAATCAAACGACCACCAACTCCCAAATGGAGATTGATTTCAGATAAATTGTGAAAATGCAGACAATAAACATATCTTCAAGGTCTTCTGGCCCTTCTCAGATCCAGTCGTAACACTGTTTCCTGCTGAAATCGCCTTCTTTTATTTTCGATGCCGCAACCTAGTTCATTACCCCGCCTGAATCGCCTTCTCTTCTTTTCGCCGTCCCAACTTAGTTCATAACCCCATGGAGGTGTGTCTTAGATAGCCAATTCATGTGACTGAAACTGGAAAAAGttaaatttgaaattttataTAACCCACTTTCTTgcatataaacatatatataagtTTAGTTGACCTGAGTTTAATTCACAGAGATATCCCAAATTAAGACATCATGTGCTGTAAGTGTTGTAGTTAAATTGTGCATGCAatatgcaaatgtttctactgtGCAAAATAATTTATACTTAAACAGATAAAAATACAAATGAATATACGGAGAGAAATGAGAGTGTAAAATTTGAGCACTCACCATGGATGTTCTTCGTGCaagccttcttcttcttccatGAGCTAACGACCCCTTTGTATTTCTCCTCGAATAAAAGATAAGTTTcataaatttaaaaatcaaaGATAATATAAACAATAAAAATCATGGTGCTCATACACATAATTGTAGATATAGAAGAATCAAATTCTCACAAAACTCTAGAAAAAAAATGAACAGTCGCAAAAAATGAGCATTCGCAAACCTGGAGTGACGATTCAGGGAATCAGTTGCCGCTTTCGATTTCTTTTGTCGCAGGAGCTGGATTTGGGGCAGGGCAGTAGTTATCGGTGGGTGGATGACATGTGTGTTGTTGTTCCAAAGAAACTACCGTATACCAATGGTGATGACCGGCAGATATAGGTGACCAAAAACTGGAAACCGAAACTGTAGCCAAGATCGACacaaattattattatatataatttgaGAAGAAGATATAGCCAGGTAATTTGATAGATTAAATTGACGATTTTAAGCTTTTGATAGCATAATTACGTTTTTGCCACCGCTTCTCATCATCAATTTAATCACGCTTTAATCACCCTGATCTGATGGTCAGGATAGTAACGTACGGTAATGTACGATTACTCGTAATGTATGATAACCATTCTCTATATAGATAACTTGTTAATAGTTACAGTTTATCCTCTTATAAAGACAAACAACCCATGATTACTAAACGGTCATAACTTTTTTGTATGttaatatctttaaaaaaaactacaCCATAAAACCGagtattttattttctttaatttgagCATAGTATTGTCATAATTTCTTATGTTAAAAAATTGATTTGTTATGTGATTATGAGTATCTAAGGGCGAGCATTAACGGAAACCGAACCAAAAACAGACGAAACCACCCGAAATCAACTaaaaactgaattaactgaaAACCAATTAATCGAAACCGAATTAACCACAACTGGTTATCAATTTTTTTGTACCCTCGTTTAACAAAAATTAACCAAACCGAACTATTCATAGtttcatatatttctagtttTTGTACCTTCCGTTaatgtatttcatattttatacctttattttatgtatttatactttcagggtggagatacaataggaagtttatttggctaagaaggctaACTGATCTtaaccatccatttagttaatcaatggctaagattaaatgatggaaattgaaaggaagaaaagagacgcgtgagtttgtttaggggtattctagtcaatgcaagacaatagtttctctctcctccaattcccccccattttttaaacgttaataactctttcatacgacattatttttttttataaaaattgcaccaaaaaacgagcgttttttaatctttaaaacgagtatactattgctatattttcaaaaaaaaaaaaaaaacccagttgcgtaaaacgcaatagaaaaacccccagttacgtaaaacgcaatagtTTTGTCTGTGCTGTGAATAGTTTGTGCTGTGAAATGTCTGAACCAATGCAGTTTACGAATGCAGTTTCCAGAggcaatttacagaaaattaatttttctggtGCATTTTTATTACAGCAATTTAATCGAGCCAGGgactctgccccttggaccccgctaccaggggcgctgcccccggaccctcgccaagatcgtaaaacgcaatgactaaatcaaaaacccatatcataaaaatgaaattaaagaatttcttacatggatcgaagtaatttcttcaacaattgacgaattttgaatgattgaaacacttatcagcgctcgaatcaaacggatcgagtgattatcttcaaaatcaccggaaaaaacgagattttgtatgaaattaaacagggttttcttcaaaaaagctgaagaacacgttgatcggatgtttgaatcattgattggtgattaaaatcgcactataatgtagtgattattgagatagaaagtgaagaaatggttgaagatggtgggttttgaaaatggtgggttttgaagttactgggttttgaaaaggaagaataaagggttggattgactaaaataccttttttctttattttaaatgttgccacatgtcctaatcctattgcttcctacacttcctagccaaaataaacttcctatatGATCATTTCCATATACTTTCacttcatgtatttatacatccatttATGTATTCATACCTTAATTTtatgtatttctaagcaaaagttttagcccAGGTTTGAGTTTggctattaaccgaaattaaacaaaccaaaccaaaaaatGCCAATCTAACCGAATAAACCGAATTGATTAACCGAAAACCGGTTGactaataaaatagactaatcgatGACTTCAATTTTAGCGGAGGACCATGTCAGTGTTTATTTTTCTCGCCGCATCGCAGGGGCACCCTTTTAGTCTATATAAATATATTAGTAGGGGTGGGTTCAATGGGGAAACTCAAAATAGTAGGAACCGGGGAACCatacatttaacatgttaaatatatcataaaaaattCAATCTAACATGTAAAAATATTTCAGAGTTTTTGCATATAATTACATGTAAAGCctttataataaaaaatataacattttcaatattttgtaaattgttgattaaTTGCTTACCTAACTAGACTTGTTTTACTTCTAACTTCTAAGTAATGTAATTTCAATCGGAGTTGGATACTCAACTTATATTCATTTTGAGTAAGCTCATGCTTGGTTAGCTTTTGTTTAGTTCTTTTTTTGGTTAAGATGATTTTGTATGTGTTTTTTAGAAGACTTGGATAATAACTCAACAACAAATGGTAGGATGGATGTACTTTTCATTCTTGAAACAGAAACACTGACTTTTAACAAGCTGTATTCAGTAGTGTACCTTTGTTTGTTATGTATCACGAAGTTGATAAAATTATATTATAAAATTATCGAGAAGCTAATAAAACTATActataaaattatatattttctcGACTTCTGGTATATTTGACCTTTTCAATGAAAATCGACAAAATGTACCCCCCCCCCATGTTTCGATATCTCGACAAGTCTTTTGGTACACACGTCTTTTCGTACTAAAGTAAAATTACTAAAATGACCTCATACTCACTTGCCTCATATAATAAGAAACCTAAAAACTTTTTAACGATCTCCACCATAATCTTTACATAAGCCTAAAAATTTTTAACGATCTCTGCCGTAATCTTTACATAAGCCTACATTtttttaccgagaaaaagaacTGCTTCAGATCAAGCAACCACCGTGCCTCAACACAAGTCACACACTGCATGTATGCTATCGACGACGTCGTCGTCAGTGTAAGATCATGGGACATCACGTAATTTCGTCACGCAGCCTGGAAAGAGCCGAGCTCAGGTGCAGATTGCATGGCATTCCGTTCATAAAGTTCTCGTACTCTCCCACCTCTGTCCTTTTCGCAACGTTAGGAAAACAAGCCTTAAATTCAACTATGTAAAAATTTGTAATCGAATTTTACCTACTTATTTTTAGGTACgtttcggtataaattcaagtttaTTTACGtttcgatgtaattttttttgaacgactaatttctttaatcccatgtcgtctgtgggacttgaaaTCAAGACCTTCCCTTTTCCAACCTATGTGTTTTTAAGCTTTGCCTTTGCCAAtcgaccaccaccccattggtgtTTCGACGTAATTTTTGTTTTTGGTAATTAGTAGGCTCAGATATAATACGTCTTCGTGCTTATTTTCATGTACATTAGACGGTATGAAAGATTGCTTTCCGTACAGTATCCTAATCTGTTTTGCACGAGGTCAGACGAATCTTTATCCTTTCTAATATCTCAAGCAGTTGAACTCGAACACTATGGACCTTTTCAAGCCCCTCAAGCGCATATGATGTTTCTTACACCAGTCACCGAGACATTTGTTTTCTTCCCACTGTTGGTATAAGTTTAGTGACATTAAATGGTCCGATCCAGGCACCAAATGCTTTCGTCTGTCGGCATCACTTTCGCTTTTCTCTGCTTGGTCTTTAAGTCGGAAAAATACGGATGGGACCGAAAGCATCGAGACGATTGTAACAACTTCATCCAAACATTCTAACTCTTCTCCCACTAAAAGCATTTTGGCTAACGGTGGATCGAGTGGGAACTCCACCATCTTCAAACCAATATCGGTTACACTCCCTGTGTCACTACTCAATGCACCCAAAACCCATAACTGGTGCATCGAGTTCAGAACTTTATCTTGTGGTGGTGGGTCCATGAAATCGAAATCCAGTAAGTTTTCGACTTTAAGCGACTTCAGTAACAAAACGACGTTCCCGATATTAGTCCTTTGAATTTCGGGGACTGGTTGGGGAAGCATTTCGTTAATTTATTATTCGCTAATTTCAGTAAATGGATATGAGGAAAGAAGGACGAATTTAATGACCTGCAAAAGGAAGCATCGAGAGATGTTAAAAGGGGGCAGTACTTTATTAATGCCTCTGATATGACACCGCACCCCGTCTTTCAGAACTCTTTTCACCTGCAAATATTTATTCAAATATTATCATATAAGTGACGTCCGGTTTTTTAAGGGACATGGAAAAAATATATGCAAACTGTAATCATAATTGACTCGAAGAGACCTCTGATACATATTGAGTCCCTAGTGTAGGGCCAAGCTCGGGCTCCATTACAGCGTCTAATCCTGCCTTATCAAGAACAATATCAAATGACTTATCCGCAACCCGGAAAATGACAGCAGTTAGAGAAAAGAGGTTGATGTAAGTAACACAAAGTTCTCTGAAAATATTAAGACCAGTCGCCTTAGAGAGTGTCAGGTAGTTGAACAGCTATTGGTTTCTTGTTTAAATATTTCCAGCGATTTAAGATTCACGCAAGTTCTACATGTATCTAACAAATAACATGCATACAGGTTGTCACATATATATTACCAAGTAGTTTTTAAGCACATGTTCGTAATATATACTACGACGCACAATACACCATTCATACAATCATTAAGCATGTACGGGCACTAAAAGTAGCAAATTCGACACTTTACAAACTCATATGCATGCATAACTCAATTCACCGAAAAAAGGCTGTTTTGGGATGTCCGTTTACCGTACTTACGAGATTGCAAAAATTACGATCTTTTTATGTGACGTGCCCCTCGGAGGAGTTGGTCTTGTGTTAAAGTTTTAGAGTCTATGTCTTTACAAAAATTTATGAAAAAATCATTTACTAAGaagcaatcagattcgtcactttcttaCTGCAGCTCACGGAAAAATTCGTTTAAAAATCCTCGATTATccgattgatgaaattccagttggaggttCGCAGGACACCTAAGGccatctacagtataaatttCATGGTCTAACTCTAAATATTCCCCAAGTTATTACTTAAAACATAACACGTAAAAtctgcagaaaaatgcagctttaATTGTTGAAACGTAATAATTCattaaaatagtaaacgacctctaaaaattatgattccggcgCCATTAGAAGCGTATTTAGAAATGCCACGTTTTAGACTCCAGAAAATCCAGTTTTCAttactgaagttggctgtaattgTTGAACAGATTCATGTTTTCAGTTTCTAGCACTCTAACGCGAGTTCTAGTGGTTCTTATATTGTGTCTAGCGATCATGCAACCTAACCTACTATTTATTTTAGACCATACCCGTTGTTAATAAGATCTATTGCACGACTTATTCATAATACGCTACACTATTAACAAGAACATGTGTGCATGCTTCGTATATAACTAATCAAATCCATTTAACTTGCACATAAGATCGTTATAATCGTGAACTCTACAAGATCTTTCCACCATCATCACGCATCAACCAAATCATCAACCATGCataacatatatacatataatttatttttttgaaattaGAACATCTTATACATAATTATAACAAAGATCACATATCACCAACATACCCCACACAATCGACTACATGTCATCCATTATTGCCCAAGAACTTTATTAGTTTAGCAAATCCTAGTACTCAAACAGCACATACACCATTAAAATCATTGCCTCACCATGAACACAACCATAacaagcatatatatatatatatatatatacacacgacACATAGATGCACAAAATACTCCACAAAAACTTAACATAACGATACCTAATAGCGAGTGAGATGTGGTCAAGTCTTGAACAGGGGTGGACCTACTGTGTACGGTGGGGTGCGGGCGCACCCCTTgagaaaaaaataattagtgctaTACGTACAAGAAAATCCTGAGCGCCCCCATAAAATTTTGTAGTCGCGCCCCTTAAATCTTCAAATCCGACCCCAAGCATTTAAGGAAAGAAAGGATAAAGCATACCGGATTTTTTTTTCCGATCAGCGGCAACTGTATGCATTATACGGTGATAATATGAAGAAGATAAAGATTTtcctatttattttatattttattgttAGGTGGCCTATTCTAGCTATAAGGCTAAAGACCTATTCTGACTTTCTTTAACAGAGTAACTTTATTAGGTATTTCAAAACTTTACACATTTGGATGTTTGTTTTAGGGGTCTTCTATTTCCACACCCctataatcttattttcacacccctatttatatacgggccgtatatactTATACGGGCCATATAGAATGTTCATGCACAGAATTTAATGAgttgaatgtttttttttttgtttttatatgtatACGGGACGTATATTATATATGGGTCATATACATACTTGCATATTGTTTCGAAGGTTGGACAAGGGTTTTTAGTTTTGAAatctgtatacgggccgtataatgttgTACGGCTCGTATAGCCCGTATAGAAAGTTTAATTTTTTGTTGAAATCAggaaaccgtttaataagttttgtaaattttaaaatagtgttgtatatatcagattatgttacgagtttgtagttaaacgtatttattatGTTTAATAAGTTTCCTCTTTGTAAAATGATAAATATATatagaaaagttaattttttgttgcaatcggaaaccgtttaataaattttgaaaattttaaaatagtgttttatATATCGcattatgttacgagtttgtagttaaacgtatttattatgtttcataggtttccactttgtaaaacgataaatatgtataGAATAATTAATTTTTTTGTTGCAATTgggaaaccgtttaataagttttgtaaattttaaaatagtattgtatatatcggattatgttacgagtttctagttaaacgtatttataaTGTTTAGTAAGTTTCCACTATGTAAAACAATAAATATgtgatatgattatgataaactacgacaacaattattaaacaaacaGGTTAACATCTAAACATAAGATTAATATTTATAAAGTTTTAcatctaaaacaaaaaaaaaagataaacttttacaaagtttcaaacgtaaaataacaaaaaaaaaataataataatacaacaAGCAGCtacgacggtggtggtggtggtgctgcgCCAGCTCGTGGAGGTAGGGGCGCGGCAGAATGCATAGCCACAATCGCCTCGACCATCCACCGTACATCCTCTCTCACTGCAGCTAAATCCCCTCTGACTGCAGCTACATCCGACTCGACCTGAACGAGTCTCTCCTCCACCCCCGGTGGAGGCATCACACGCTGTCTCACGTTACGTCGAACGTACGGGCGATCACCCCGTAACTCCTCCGCAACTACCTTATCGCCAGTATGAGCGACCCCCTGATgtgggtaaaatacacatatttgtcccgtataaattgtataatttttgtataagttttatttgtttttatttggcTTTAGTGTTATATTACATTAGTTGGTGTTTTGGCAGGTCTGAtgcaaatggagcaaaaacgagtGATATGGAAATAACCAGCTAGTTGGGCAGAGTGAGACGCCAGtgaccaaaggaaattcgccactATTTTCTAGGCCGCCATTGTGGTTGTTGGGGACGTAAAGCAATAAGAGATGAGAGATATCAAGTTTAATCAATTCTTAGGTGACAAACAAATCAACTTTGCACGTGCATCTTTTGGACTAATTTTATAGATGGGCATGAAAGGCTTTTTAGCCAAAAATATTGGACATGCATTTAACCATTGGGCCGTGAGAGGTTATATGTCCAACAAGTGAAGTGATTTATTTGGTGGGCCTTTTGAGAGGACGGTGACATTGATCAAGAAACGAAGAATTGGGAGGCGGCATTAATATATGAGAATAAAGGAGTTGTTGGAAGATCAGCCGCAATTTAGGGGAGATATACAGCCGCACATCAGATAGAAGGCCGCGCACGGACGCAAGATCAGACGATCAAGAGGCAAGGGACAAAATCTAAAGTTTGTTTTGCGGGAATCATCGGCATCAAGCGGGAAGCTTGGAGAGCAAGGGATTAACGGGTTTTGCTACTCAGTTTCTCTTATTTTCTAGTTTCT
Coding sequences:
- the LOC110931928 gene encoding probable pre-mRNA-splicing factor ATP-dependent RNA helicase DEAH5 encodes the protein MGLAREVERGQLVWAYGVGEGPRGEGGDEEGDDGEGGEGEGDGDDGEGGDGEGGVAHTGDKVVAEELRGDRPYVRRNVRQRVMPPPGVEERLVQVESDVAAVRGDLAAVREDVRWMVEAIVAMHSAAPLPPRAGAAPPPPPSELCVTYINLFSLTAVIFRVADKSFDIVLDKAGLDAVMEPELGPTLGTQYVSEVKRVLKDGVRCHIRGINKVLPPFNISRCFLLQSLKVENLLDFDFMDPPPQDKVLNSMHQLWVLGALSSDTGSVTDIGLKMVEFPLDPPLAKMLLVGEELECLDEVVTIVSMLSVPSVFFRLKDQAEKSESDADRRKHLVPGSDHLMSLNLYQQWEENKCLGDWCKKHHMRLRGLKRSIVFEFNCLRY